In Proteus vulgaris, one DNA window encodes the following:
- the argF gene encoding ornithine carbamoyltransferase, with protein sequence MSINIKGRSFLKLLDFSSAEIQYLLKLSKHFKSLKMTGIPHRSLEGKNIVLLFEKTSTRTRCAFEVAGYDLGMGVTYLDPGSSQMGKKESIEDTARVLGRFYDGIEYRGFDQSLVEELAAKSGVPVWNGLTDKFHPTQMLADMLTVEENFGHLKGLKLTFFGDARNNVANSLMVVCAKLGLHFTACGPASLMPEDQLVKECRAIAAENEGSITLTEDIEKGAKDADVLYTDIWVSMGEPDSVWDERIRLLKAYQVNSSMMKMANPHAIFLHCLPSFHDRLTIIGEDIYQKFGLSEMEVADDVFESRQSKVFDQAENRMHTIKAVMFATLS encoded by the coding sequence GATTTTTCATCTGCTGAAATTCAATATTTATTAAAGTTATCTAAACATTTTAAATCATTAAAAATGACCGGTATTCCTCATCGTTCTTTGGAAGGTAAAAACATTGTTTTATTATTTGAAAAAACCTCAACACGGACACGCTGCGCTTTTGAAGTTGCGGGCTATGATTTAGGAATGGGGGTGACTTATCTTGATCCTGGCTCATCACAAATGGGGAAAAAAGAGTCTATTGAAGATACTGCACGTGTGTTAGGGCGTTTCTATGATGGTATTGAATATCGTGGTTTCGATCAGTCATTAGTTGAAGAGCTGGCGGCGAAATCAGGAGTACCAGTATGGAATGGTCTTACTGATAAATTCCATCCAACTCAGATGTTGGCGGATATGCTGACTGTTGAAGAAAACTTTGGTCATTTAAAAGGGCTTAAGCTGACTTTCTTTGGTGATGCTCGCAATAATGTTGCTAACTCTTTAATGGTGGTTTGTGCGAAATTAGGCTTACATTTTACAGCGTGTGGCCCAGCATCTTTAATGCCAGAAGATCAACTTGTGAAAGAGTGTCGTGCAATTGCGGCAGAAAATGAAGGCTCTATTACGTTAACCGAGGATATTGAAAAAGGGGCAAAAGACGCGGATGTTCTCTATACCGATATTTGGGTTTCAATGGGTGAACCAGATAGTGTATGGGATGAGCGAATTCGCTTATTAAAAGCCTATCAAGTAAATAGTTCTATGATGAAAATGGCAAATCCTCATGCGATTTTCTTACACTGTTTACCTTCATTTCACGATCGTTTAACTATTATTGGTGAAGATATTTATCAGAAATTTGGTTTGAGTGAAATGGAAGTGGCTGATGATGTTTTTGAATCTCGCCAATCAAAAGTTTTTGATCAAGCTGAAAACCGTATGCATACCATTAAAGCAGTTATGTTCGCCACTTTAAGCTAA